In Helianthus annuus cultivar XRQ/B chromosome 8, HanXRQr2.0-SUNRISE, whole genome shotgun sequence, a single genomic region encodes these proteins:
- the LOC110902052 gene encoding uncharacterized protein LOC110902052 — translation MDSFSTDTFAQLENELESHCSSTPLAVLNFLLKSKSQAEMEKKFSKPMMWIGIYIAIASLFCILPMVADLLHGFKNKKLWFPCKYFTLNAASLTVIAIAIKLPMDLNNSMPGDVDQAAKLGSMSFMCTMMANLLPSLAIMDSKELLTNIIALAVLVITLVVNVCIQIETGVVHNCEDGYYSTQPYNHCLIAYIYVTMLLMLMMMHICTSLMILKSKQILESKYRSGHETAVKDLELQQPGRVTVEKLKHYVSNHWIMAETGNPQFMTVCYATTSASGVICVLSIAVHVIVMRFTRPTMKFYGSDYKWSVIAILITQFTGVILGTVAPISRCFASLSFKVSIKWIWNHMRVFKVESYCTQKLSDWKQSSIPLKFSSRRCKIVIQDLKVLILSFCIGIQKSVVAACKIIALIPIFFVIGLFCCFYCCKWLKIMFGATYNVTAENPAQLQHSKDLSDYVLQLQNDMELAQRTLKSISISVNHVIQKAKKQKPNNLLKLIEESSSFEGVGKYDVHQVPPLPEEKYVDCWSLPVVTLTAIAISLPNIQNNMVNRLLRSVSEGLTYVKHVEETLNASEEFVSGQKAARALWLEVDVYHKWLGNKLQNPAHQVNTTKEIVQWFSDTAKNMITEVEIKNKKGSDDSSVYMSVSANSMYRITQTLLVSYDANIDQVSQEELFVKLSSMISHILAACLTNLPQVIAMKCHTSVIEKREESVHTAARLLGETMQIINCLKDRTLPSLNPDELPFIDKWHDCFLHPSP, via the coding sequence ATGGATTCCTTCTCGACGGACACATTTGCCCAACTTGAGAATGAACTGGAGTCTCATTGTAGTAGCACTCCACTAGCTGTTTTAAATTTCTTGCTCAAGTCAAAGTCCCAGGCAGAGATGGAAAAGAAGTTCAGTAAACCTATGATGTGGATTGGAATTTATATTGCAATTGCTTCTCTTTTCTGCATCCTACCAATGGTGGCTGATCTATTGCATGGtttcaaaaacaaaaaactaTGGTTTCCATGTAAATACTTTACTCTCAATGCTGCTTCCCTCACTGTCATAGCTATTGCAATAAAACTACCTATGGATCTGAATAACTCAATGCCAGGAGATGTGGACCAGGCCGCAAAGCTTGGAAGCATGTCATTTATGTGCACCATGATGGCTAATTTATTGCCTTCCCTAGCAATCATGGACAGTAAGGAACTTCTCACAAACATCATAGCTTTGGCTGTTCTGGTAATCACCTTGGTTGTAAATGTGTGCATTCAAATAGAAACCGGAGTCGTTCACAATTGTGAAGATGGTTATTACAGTACTCAACCTTATAACCACTGTTTAATAGCATATATTTATGTGACTATGTTACTCATGCTGATGATGATGCATATATGTACATCCTTAATGATTCTAAAGTCAAAACAAATATTAGAATCCAAATACAGATCAGGTCATGAAACAGCTGTCAAGGATCTAGAGTTGCAACAACCAGGAAGAGTAACGGTTGAGAAGCTAAAGCATTATGTTAGCAACCATTGGATCATGGCAGAAACTGGCAACCCCCAATTTATGACAGTTTGTTATGCTACAACTTCTGCTTCTGGGGTAATATGTGTTTTGAGCATCGCCGTACATGTTATTGTTATGCGTTTCACAAGACCAACTATGAAGTTTTATGGCTCAGATTATAAGTGGTCAGTGATAGCAATTCTTATAACACAATTTACGGGAGTAATACTGGGTACCGTCGCACCTATTTCTAGATGTTTTGCGTCCTTAAGCTTTAAAGTCTCTATAAAATGGATTTGGAACCATATGAGGGTCTTTAAAGTTGAGAGCTACTGTACTCAGAAGTTATCTGACTGGAAGCAGAGTAGCATACCACTGAAATTCAGTAGCCGCAGATGCAAGATTGTCATCCAGGATCTAAAGGTCCTGATTTTGAGTTTTTGTATAGGAATCCAGAAATCAGTTGTGGCAGCATGCAAGATCATAGCGTTGATCCCGATTTTCTTTGTAATTGGTCTCTTCTGTTGTTTCTATTGCTGCAAGTGGTTAAAGATCATGTTTGGTGCCACGTATAATGTGACAGCAGAAAATCCAGCTCAACTACAACACAGTAAAGATCTCAGCGATTATGTTTTGCAACTTCAAAATGATATGGAGCTTGCTCAAAGAACATTGAAAAGCATTTCAATATCTGTGAACCATGTGATCCAAAAGGCTAAAAAGCAGAAGCCTAACAATTTGCTGAAGCTTATAGAGGAATCCAGCAGTTTTGAAGGAGTTGGAAAGTATGACGTGCATCAAGTCCCACCTTTACCGGAAGAAAAATATGTGGACTGCTGGAGCTTACCAGTAGTAACCCTGACAGCCATAGCCATATCTCTTCCTAACATCCAGAACAACATGGTCAATCGGTTGCTAAGGAGTGTAAGCGAAGGTCTTACATATGTTAAACATGTGGAAGAAACCCTCAATGCTAGTGAAGAGTTTGTAAGCGGTCAAAAGGCTGCCAGAGCGTTGTGGCTAGAAGTTGATGTTTACCACAAATGGCTAGGAAACAAGTTGCAGAACCCTGCTCATCAAGTTAATACAACTAAAGAGATCGTTCAGTGGTTCAGTGATACAGCAAAAAACATGATCACTGAAGTAGAAATTAAGAATAAGAAAGGCTCAGATGATAGTTCAGTCTACATGTCGGTTTCTGCCAACTCAATGTACCGTATCACCCAAACGCTCCTAGTTTCCTACGATGCCAACATAGACCAGGTTAGCCAAGAGGAGCTGTTTGTGAAATTATCATCAATGATCTCTCACATATTGGCTGCTTGTCTCACCAACTTACCCCAAGTCATAGCAATGAAATGCCACACAAGTGTCATAGAGAAAAGGGAGGAGAGTGTACATACTGCAGCCCGACTTCTTGGTGAGACTATGCAGATAATCAATTGCCTTAAAGATCGCACACTCCCAAGCTTAAATCCTGATGAGTTGCCATTTATTGACAAGTGGCATGATTGTTTTCTTCATCCTTCTCCTTGA